Part of the Pyricularia oryzae 70-15 chromosome 3, whole genome shotgun sequence genome, CAACCACACACCTGAAGTCGCTATTCTTTGGGGAAAAAAATCATCCTTGCTTTCGTCCAAAGGTCTGGGGCCGTCACTGTCAACTGATGCTGCGTAGCTTCGCAAACAGAGGCAAACCAATGCGGAGATATTCTCTATTCCAGGGGGCGGGCTTGTAGATTGTGACATCAAGGCTCGCTAGCAACTTGCAAGGGGGTGTTTTTATTGCCACTGTCATGCCTCAAAAGTTGGTTACTGGTTACACCACATGTGATTGCGAGCTCAAAGTCTCCCTGAGCAGAGTGATGATATTCATCTCTGTATTGTCAGATCAGACTCACCTCCCCCTCAGAAATGCCTGTAACATTTGCCTCAACTGACCCTAGAGGCTGCTTGCTATTATCACCTTTGTCACAATTTCGGGCCCGAAAAGTAATTCTTTCCCCTTGCTTTGCCTGCATTCAGGCCTGAATAGAGAGTCGACCTGTCTCGCCCTTTGGACTGTCTGGCCATGTGCTCCCGGGAATCCGAGTATGGCAAtgttatgtttttttttcttggtccTCTGCAGTGACGATATTCTTTGACCATGCTGGCTCCGTGCTCGGAGTTAAGCGGGGGGCTATACCCAATCGAAAGCTGGTTTTGGGAACAAACCCTCCTATTCAGGGGCTCGCCCCCAATAGACGACAATGCCCCTGAATAGCAACCCAGAAGCTTTGTCTACCAACACTCGGAATCACTGCCACCAAAGTGCCGGAAATCAAGTATCTTCTCTTTCTGGAATAAAGAACTGATCCTTCTATATAAGATGGGCTCAACCTCACTCTACAACCCAGTTCTCTTGATGTCTCTCCAGCATCGCTCAAAGGTCCTCTTAGACAAGAACCAACCCTTTCGATACTTTTATTCTCCTTGACCGACAAGCAAATACACTCTCCAAGAGTAGCAACAGTCAAACTACACATTCACTTTCTCTatcccagaaaagaaaaaaacacccaaaaaaaagggacaaaAGACAACAAGCTTCCCACCATGAAGACCGTCTCCGTCATCACCCTCATCCTGGGCGCAGGCGCTGCCGCCAACGCAGCCGCCATCGTCAACGCCGAGACCCTCGAGGCCCGCTCCGAGGACGCCGCCACCCTCGAGGCGCGCCAGTGGTGCCCCCGGCGCGGCCAGCCCTGCTGGAAGGTCAAGCGCGCAGTCGATGCCTTTGCCTCGGCCATGCACAGCAACGAGGCGCGCGACGTCGCCACCACCACGTCCCCCTCGGACGGCCACCTGACGGCCCGCGACCTGTCCCACCTCCCCGGCGGCGCCGCCTACAACGCCAAGCGCTCCGTCAACGCCCTGGCCGCCCTGCTGGCATCGACCCAGTACGACCCCGAGGCCTTTTACAACGACCTCTACCTCGACCGCTACTTTGACCCCGACACCAGCGTCGACGCCAAGGCCGTCGACGAGAAGCCCGATGCCGAGGCCAAGACCGAGAAGCGCGACGAGGAAGGCGGCCACCTCGAGGCCCGCCAGTGGtgcccccgccgcggccagCCCTGCTGGAAGCGCGACGTCGAGCACGACAAGCGCCACTGCAACTCTGCCGGCGAGGCCTGCGACGTGGCCAAGCGCGCAGTCGGTGCGCTCCTCTCGGCCGTCGAGGACAGCGGCGCCGACCTGGCCAAGCGCCAGTGGTGCCCGCGCCGAGGCCAGCCTTGCTGGAAGCGCGACAACGTCTTTGAGCCCGTCGCCCTGGGCCGCCGCGATGTCTCggacgccgaggccgacgtgCTCACCAAGAGGCAGTGGTGCCCGCGTCGCGGCCAGCCCTGCTGGAAGCGGTCCGAGATCAGCGGCCTCGAGGCCCGCTGCTACGGCCCCGCCGGCGAGTGCACCAAGGCCCAGCGCGACCTCAACGCCATCCACCTGGCTGCCAGGGACGTGCTCGCCTCGCTCGAGTAGACGCCACGGTGTGGATAAGATGTCATCAGGCTATGTTCAGGAGGTTAGTCCCCCAACATACAAAAACAGCCACCCCCCCTGATTTCcgtctattttttttttgttcttcttcttcttcttctttttgctgaCATTTCATCAATGCCTTCCTTCTAGCTTCGGCAGACATCTCAGCTCGAGGCTTCTCGACCATTCTTGAATAACTTTTATGCCTCACTCGACATTTCATTTCTCATGTAAATTGCAAATCAACCCGCATTGTTTTCTTCTCCatcaacaaaagaaaatgcaaCAAGAGCAGCCCCTCTCCGTCTCAGGGGTGTGGGAAGTTTGGAACTCAAGGCCCAGCCCCCCCTCAAACTTGTTTTTCACTTCTTTATTTGCGGTTCTATTGTTTTACCTCAAATTCCTCTTCTTTTTAGCATATCACTAAGGCAGCGGTCTTACTACGACCACagctactttttttttctatattTGAGCAAATACAGAGACGTTTGTAGATGGACACACGAGTTCAATGGTAAATCCACAGTGACAAGCTTATCTTCTTTCCTAGGTGCAGAGCCAGGTTGTTTGCCCATGGCGGCCGGGGTAGTTCCGGTGGCTGGGACTATAATGCCGAATTGCCTGTCGACATGCTCGGCCATTTTCTCCAGTGATGATCTCCAGTGGCGCATTGGTTGCATAGATCCAAAAGTAATGTCGATTGGGTGTGGACCTAATAGTTGCGTGATCGTGGCGCAAGGCTCTGCAGTTACCCAAGACTGCTTGCATAAATCAATATACTACCCCTGAGCCCTCATTCATACAAAAGATCACATAGGGCCTTGCCATCTTCAAGAAAGTGTGTGTGCATCATCACTCAAACAACACTTACCAAGCAATACAACACATTCACGCAATCACTCAAACAGAAGCGAACCAGAAGTGAATTCAATAAGTCCATTTTTCTCAtttttttggtgttgttCATGttatatctttttttttgttttttttttgttgtggcGTTGATCGGACCGAGTGGTATGGTAGGTCAAAACGTTTCCTCCATCCAACCCTTGTCTCGATTTCTTTGTGATGGATTGGTCCTCCGAAATTCCATCGGTAGTGACCAGACTGACGAACTTTTCCCGAGGGGTATTTTGGACCAGGCCGAAgatgagaaaaagaaaaaccagaGAAAATGAAATGAGAACGCTCCCCCCGATGATGCAGAGACTGGAAGAATAGAGAATGACTTATGTGACAGGTAAAAGAAAATCCGGTTGCTTCTTCATCCCCCATGCTCCCTTCTTGTGATCAATCTGTCTGTTGTATTTCGTCCCTCCGTTTCTCTTATACTCCTCGCACTCAGCCACTATTATGTTTTCCCCGAACATAAAATCAAATAGGAGCAAATAATATTTGTACAAGAAATTGCGTGTCCGAGGTGATTAAACGCCTCGGCCCACGTCTTTTGAACCGACAGACAGTTTGAACAAGTAGGCAGGACATGGAAGATGGCAATCGCCATGTCTTGGTGGGTATTTAAATATGTTTCGAGAAGAAGCGCAATCAAGAGTTTGATTGAGCCGAGAGACGATGCAAATTGCATTCGTAGCAAGGAGAAGCCGCCAATGTGTCGATGAGTTACCGAAATCCCGAAAACCGGGTGGGCTGAATAAAATGCGGTTGAGGTCAGATCCTTGACCGAGGTGGCCGGCCGAGATGCAGTCGGCATGGCCTCCTGTTTCAAGGAGACAAGTGGTCCGACGCAGGAGATCAAGTTGCAGCAGAACTTGGGATCCTAATCGAATCAACATGCCCGTCATTCGTGTTCGAGAGACATCAGCCAAATAGGTGACGAGCTACTCGTCGGCCTACAAGGAAGGAACTGCAGTCGCAAAGCAGAGCGGTAGAACAAGCGACAGGCGGTTGTAAAGTTGATGAAAGGCAGGCATTACGCTGATGATGCCTGACGGTCGGAGGTTTGCCGTATAAAGGAGGGCACGGTCAAACATGCTCCGATCCGCTGATGTTTGATGCGTCGCACAAAAATACAGATGCAGGTGTGGTGGTTTGCAAATCTAAGTCGTGACTAAGGGAGAACCAAAGCTCACAGTGATCGCAGTGTGATCGCCCAGATGCCGGATCCAAGGGTCATCTGGCGGTGGGTGAAAAACGAAAAGTCCCAATGCAAATGCTACGCCAATGCGACGAACGAGAAGATAGCTGAAGAAAAGCTGCGACTGATGGATAAAGCGCAGGTTGCCGGCCGGAAGTTAAAAGGGTATGAAGAAAGTGTGGGTTGCAGCAGGCCAAAAATGCATAAGCAAACGACTTGACAAAATGCAGACCGGAATTGGTTGACCTCGACGGAAGAGGTGTAGGGCCGATCGTGGACGAGCATCTGGAACGGAGATAtcgtcgacggcggcagAAGCCTGTGACATGTTGCATATACAGATTAGCCCAACGGATTGTTGGTGTATATCACGGGTGGTATGTAGTATGTGCTGTGGGTTTTTGAATAGTTGAGGTCCGTCCTCAGTACGATGCCATTCTCCTACCATGGAATCGATCACTGCCAAGGATAGGAGAGGCACCAAGCATCGACATTGGTGAATCCTGGCAGGTGGAGCGCCCCGGAGCGGTAGGTGAATCTTGAATGCCAGTGCCGAACGCATAGGTTGCGGCGCGAGAGAGCCCCTTGCGGTTCTGGCGCAGGCGGCCCATCTCACGCTCACACGTGAAGGCGTGCTCGGCGGCACCCATCTCGACGTAGGCCTGGGGATAACACCTGTCGCGGTGCTCCTCGAAGAATCCACTGTAGCCGCCCTCGAGGATGTAGATCTCGGGGTATGTGAGGCGGGGATAGTGCTCAGCGTTGGCACTGCGGTCCTCGGCGCGCACGTGACGggccatcagcggggcacgGTGAGCAGAGTACTCGCAGTGGAAGACGATGAGGGTACGGCCTTCCATCGGGGTTCGGAGGAGGTGGGTAACAAGAAGGTCCTTGTCGTTGTAGTTGATGGCGCCGTCGATGTGGCCACCATCGTACTCGTACTCGAAGCGGCAGTCGATGATGAGCTTGTTATCGTATCGCTCGTTGTACTGTCCATCGAGAACGTCCAACAATGTCTGGCGTTTTATGCGAGGAATGTTGTCGCTCTCTCCTTCGGGAAAGAAATGGGGCAGGATGGGCTCGGCGGGCTCCTCAATATCCATCACAGACGAGAGAGCAGGGGCTGCTGGCGGCTCCTCCTGCTTGGGCTTCATCACCTCCCCCGAGTTCTCGAACATGCTCAACGAGCGGCGGTACTGCTTACGTGGCCGCATGAATGGGTTC contains:
- a CDS encoding clock-controlled pheromone ccg-4, giving the protein MKTVSVITLILGAGAAANAAAIVNAETLEARSEDAATLEARQWCPRRGQPCWKVKRAVDAFASAMHSNEARDVATTTSPSDGHLTARDLSHLPGGAAYNAKRSVNALAALLASTQYDPEAFYNDLYLDRYFDPDTSVDAKAVDEKPDAEAKTEKRDEEGGHLEARQWCPRRGQPCWKRDVEHDKRHCNSAGEACDVAKRAVGALLSAVEDSGADLAKRQWCPRRGQPCWKRDNVFEPVALGRRDVSDAEADVLTKRQWCPRRGQPCWKRSEISGLEARCYGPAGECTKAQRDLNAIHLAARDVLASLDFGRHLSSRLLDHS